CTGTAAAAAATTGTCAAGAACTTTTAAATAGTGGCATAGATATTATAACAGGAGGAAATCACTCTTTTGATAAAAAAGGTGAAATGTTCATTCTTTTAGATACTAAACCAGTATTAAGACCTGATAACTACCCAAAAGGACTTCCTGGTTCTGGTTGTAAAATATTTGAAATAAATGGTGAAAAACTAGCAGTTATAAATTTAATGGGTCAATTTGCAATGCCAACTGTAGAGAATCCTTTTAATTGGGCTATCTCTTTAGTAGATGAGTTAGAGAAAAAAGAAGTAAAAAATATTTTTGTAGATTTTCATGGAGAAGCTACAAGTGAAAAAAGAGTTATTTTTACAATGTTAAAAGGTCGTGTAAGTGGAGTTTGTGGAACACATACTCATGTGGGAACTGATGATTTACAAGTTGTTGATGGGACAGCATACTTAACAGATATTGGCTTAACAGGTTGTAGAGATAATATAATAGGAATGGATAGTAAAATTCCTATTGAAAAAGCTACAACTGGTATTGGTGGTCATTTCTCTATTCCAAGTAATTGTAAAACAATTTTACAACTAATGATAATAGATATAAAAGATGGAAAAGCAGTTGATTGTTTTAAATTAAAAAAATATTGCAATAA
This sequence is a window from Halarcobacter bivalviorum. Protein-coding genes within it:
- a CDS encoding TIGR00282 family metallophosphoesterase, with the protein product MKIAFIGDIVGRPGRKIIKQHLENIRREFKIDAVIANAENASHGFGLTVKNCQELLNSGIDIITGGNHSFDKKGEMFILLDTKPVLRPDNYPKGLPGSGCKIFEINGEKLAVINLMGQFAMPTVENPFNWAISLVDELEKKEVKNIFVDFHGEATSEKRVIFTMLKGRVSGVCGTHTHVGTDDLQVVDGTAYLTDIGLTGCRDNIIGMDSKIPIEKATTGIGGHFSIPSNCKTILQLMIIDIKDGKAVDCFKLKKYCNKSDIIKTEAIFD